Proteins from a single region of Sesamum indicum cultivar Zhongzhi No. 13 linkage group LG5, S_indicum_v1.0, whole genome shotgun sequence:
- the LOC105162765 gene encoding uncharacterized protein LOC105162765, whose product MKLAFIDGSFPQPPTGSALFEQWRRADLMVTSWLWNSISKQIVEAFMYLSSSLELWLEIEMRYGQSSGPMIYQIQREISSISQGDMTLTSYLTKIKKLWNELFCLAPSPKCTCGGCVCGINKAIGEMYSPIQLMQFLMGLHESFNKEKSQLLMMDPLPDLEKEFSMIFVVEQQRNVQDQFADNANNLAYLVTMRDTRKEGMKKQVQKRKPYVDKRSLVCPHCHKIGHLRDTCFQIHGTPEWFKLLNDKKRQHGGQYNFSGNLEAKAVNKVENAASSSE is encoded by the coding sequence atgaagcTTGCCTTCATTGACGGGTCGTTTCCTCAACCACCAACTGGATCCGCTCTGTTTGAACAATGGAGAAGAGCAGATCTCATGGTGACATCTTGGCTCTGGAACTCAATCTCGAAACAAATCGTGGAGGCCTTCATGTATCTAAGTTCTTCGTTAGAGTTGTGGctagaaattgaaatgagaTATGGACAAAGTAGTGGTCCAATGATTTACCAGATACAACGTGAGATTTCATCTATTTCACAAGGTGATATGACATTAACCTCCTACTTGACTAAAATAAAGAAGTTGTGGAATGAATTGTTTTGCTTAGCCCCTTCCCCGAAATGCACTTGTGGAGGTTGTGTTTGTGGAATTAACAAAGCAATTGGAGAGATGTATTCACCAATTCAATTGATGCAATTTCTCATGGGGCTCCATGAGAGTTTTAACAAGGAAAAGAGTCAATTATTGATGATGGATCCGCTACCAGATTTGGAAAAGgaattttcaatgatttttgttgttgaacAACAACGGAATGTGCAAGATCAATTTGCAGATAATGCTAACAATTTAGCCTACCTGGTTACGATGAGAGATACCAGAAAGGAAGGTATGAAGAAACAAGTGCAGAAACGAAAACCATATGTTGATAAACGATCCTTGGTGTGTCCACACTGCCATAAAATAGGTCATCTACGTGACACATGTTTTCAAATTCATGGAACTCCAGAATGGTTTAAGTTGTTGAATGATAAGAAAAGGCAGCATGGAggacaatataatttttctggtAATCTAGAAGCCAAAGCAGTGAATAAAGTGGAGAATGCAGCTTCTAGCAGTGAATAA